The proteins below are encoded in one region of Knoellia sp. S7-12:
- a CDS encoding DUF2207 domain-containing protein has product MTGRLRIWMAGMGVMVAMAVGLPVGVAVAAPLASGASAPDSVVGFVPMDDDATSFNVAYAVQPDGSMKVTQRIRWDFPEGEERHGIYRTIQTRAGYQDSSTQYRHYELSDVEVTSPTGAPTDTNISSLGAYEQVRIGSADETVSGVQEYVLTYSLANVINDIGDGTAELYYNHIDPSNEYVYRDVSADVTGPVPATKVACFYGALHEDTTCTGTAGATSKFTVPDINPGQGATIVVSWPRTAFGELTPDLRETESDGGFGGGYGDPGPSLSADQTKYLGAALAGGGVLIPLLAGGLMGLLVWTRGRDEIYAGLTPGLSPGAGENAPVVRGSAPTIAVQFTPPAGVQPGMVGTIMDEKADVVDVTATLIDLAVRGHLTLTTEERGRFRSDDWILTRTTPPADGPALAMYEAELLGGVFKDATEVRLSSLKNTFASTLQGVQGQMYTEAVRRHWFRRSPDAQRSAWKGLGFVLFVLGALALFFLTSALGGLGGSSLVGMGWVFGIGLIVAGLIVQLLGRRMASRTAEGSAVLAQAKGFEQYIATAEANQIKWEEAQDIFSKFLPYAIVFGLADRWATVFEDVAAAATAAGHAIATPTWYVGSMAGWNFGHVATSMDSFSTQAAGTFVSTPGSSGGSGLGGGGFSGGGGFSGGGGGGGGGGSW; this is encoded by the coding sequence GTGACCGGTCGGCTTCGGATCTGGATGGCGGGTATGGGGGTCATGGTGGCGATGGCCGTGGGCCTGCCGGTCGGAGTGGCAGTTGCCGCGCCGCTCGCCAGCGGCGCGAGCGCGCCGGATTCGGTGGTCGGCTTCGTCCCGATGGACGACGATGCCACCAGCTTCAACGTGGCGTATGCCGTGCAGCCCGACGGGTCGATGAAGGTCACCCAGCGCATTCGCTGGGACTTCCCTGAAGGGGAGGAGCGCCACGGCATCTATCGCACGATCCAGACGCGAGCCGGCTACCAGGACTCGAGCACCCAATACCGCCACTACGAGCTGTCCGACGTCGAGGTGACCTCGCCGACGGGAGCGCCGACCGACACCAACATCTCGAGCCTCGGTGCCTACGAACAGGTCCGCATCGGCAGCGCCGACGAGACGGTCTCCGGTGTGCAGGAGTACGTCCTCACGTATTCGCTCGCCAACGTCATCAATGACATCGGTGACGGGACGGCCGAGCTCTACTACAACCACATCGACCCCTCCAACGAGTACGTCTATCGCGATGTGAGTGCCGACGTCACCGGGCCGGTGCCCGCGACGAAGGTCGCCTGCTTCTACGGCGCACTGCACGAGGACACGACGTGCACGGGCACGGCGGGCGCGACGTCGAAGTTCACCGTCCCCGACATCAACCCGGGCCAGGGTGCCACGATCGTCGTCTCGTGGCCGCGGACGGCCTTTGGTGAACTCACGCCCGACCTGCGCGAGACAGAGTCCGATGGCGGTTTCGGCGGTGGCTACGGCGACCCCGGGCCCTCGCTCAGCGCGGACCAGACGAAATACCTCGGTGCGGCGCTCGCGGGTGGCGGCGTGCTGATCCCGTTGCTCGCCGGCGGGCTCATGGGTCTCCTCGTGTGGACCCGCGGCCGCGACGAGATCTATGCCGGTCTGACGCCCGGCCTGTCGCCCGGCGCCGGCGAGAACGCGCCGGTCGTGCGGGGGAGCGCGCCCACCATCGCGGTGCAGTTCACCCCGCCGGCAGGTGTGCAGCCGGGCATGGTCGGCACGATCATGGACGAGAAGGCCGACGTCGTCGACGTCACGGCCACCCTCATCGATCTTGCGGTCCGCGGGCACCTCACCCTGACCACTGAGGAGCGGGGCCGTTTCCGCAGCGACGACTGGATACTGACCAGGACGACGCCGCCGGCGGATGGGCCGGCTCTCGCGATGTACGAAGCCGAACTCCTGGGCGGAGTCTTCAAGGACGCCACCGAGGTGCGCCTCTCGTCCCTCAAGAACACCTTCGCCAGCACTTTGCAGGGCGTCCAGGGCCAGATGTACACGGAGGCAGTGCGACGGCACTGGTTCCGACGCTCGCCCGACGCCCAGCGATCCGCGTGGAAGGGCCTGGGGTTCGTCCTGTTCGTCCTCGGCGCCCTGGCGCTCTTCTTCCTCACGTCTGCCCTGGGGGGCCTTGGTGGCAGCAGCCTCGTCGGCATGGGCTGGGTCTTCGGGATCGGCCTGATCGTCGCCGGACTCATCGTCCAGCTGCTGGGCCGACGCATGGCCTCACGCACGGCCGAGGGGAGCGCTGTCCTGGCGCAGGCCAAGGGCTTCGAGCAATACATCGCCACCGCCGAGGCCAACCAGATCAAGTGGGAAGAGGCACAGGACATCTTCTCGAAGTTCCTGCCCTATGCCATCGTCTTCGGGTTGGCCGACCGCTGGGCCACAGTCTTCGAGGACGTCGCCGCGGCCGCGACCGCCGCGGGTCACGCCATCGCGACGCCGACCTGGTACGTCGGTTCGATGGCGGGCTGGAACTTCGGCCACGTCGCCACGAGCATGGACTCGTTCTCGACCCAGGCCGCCGGGACCTTCGTCTCAACGCCTGGCTCCTCCGGCGGTTCCGGCCTCGGGGGTGGCGGCTTCTCCGGTGGCGGAGGGTTCTCCGGAGGTGGCGGCGGCGGAGGTGGCGGCGGCTCCTGGTAG
- a CDS encoding CsbD family protein, which translates to MGIGDKIENMKDNATGKAKEGTGKVTDNERLEAEGRTDQSKADLKQAGEKAKDAFKN; encoded by the coding sequence ATGGGTATCGGAGACAAGATCGAGAACATGAAGGACAACGCGACCGGCAAGGCGAAGGAGGGCACCGGCAAGGTGACCGACAACGAGCGCCTCGAAGCCGAGGGTCGCACGGACCAGTCCAAGGCCGACCTCAAGCAGGCCGGCGAGAAGGCCAAGGACGCCTTCAAGAACTGA